A window from Leuconostoc mesenteroides subsp. mesenteroides encodes these proteins:
- a CDS encoding ATP-binding cassette domain-containing protein, translating to MVTHLKHISLSYGNNKILDDINMSISHNSFNLLIGPSGSGKSTLLRIFAGLYPQLKGEVLVNNQAVTQLPANEKAKVVGFLFQDPETQFVMKTPLEELIFTLENLQVHPSDIKERATHALDFVGILHLSHQDIDTLSGGEKQKVALAIIVAMQSNFLLLDEPFANIDNQSRQDLLAKLKDLQKQRHTTILVTDHDLHGYEPIIDQVWEVHHKKVTTVSNFQNRILPEQNVHLELPQTGVLQLENFELFVGKRRLISLSDLPLAPRGITLFTGANGTGKSSLFNALTRLKSYQGDISYVDQNIKKFNAVKYAKQVALLFQNAERQFLRMTVREEIALSLKHAQRPENWSENTINHYLERLNLDGLQDHVVYQLSGGQKKKVQLLLMLIIGTPVLLLDEPIAGLDANSVRVVGEILREIADNGQQRFIIISHQLNQLCPVIDYHLHLSNQTLQYMEHFL from the coding sequence ATGGTTACTCATTTAAAACATATCAGTTTGTCGTATGGCAACAACAAAATACTTGATGATATTAATATGTCAATATCTCACAATAGTTTTAATCTCTTAATCGGTCCCTCTGGCTCTGGAAAATCAACCCTTCTTCGCATATTTGCAGGATTATACCCCCAACTAAAAGGTGAAGTACTTGTTAACAATCAGGCTGTTACCCAATTGCCGGCTAACGAGAAAGCAAAAGTCGTCGGCTTTTTATTTCAAGATCCAGAAACCCAATTTGTTATGAAAACACCACTCGAAGAATTGATTTTCACTTTAGAAAACTTGCAAGTTCATCCTTCTGATATCAAGGAACGTGCAACGCACGCCCTAGACTTTGTTGGCATTTTACATTTAAGTCATCAGGACATTGATACCTTATCAGGTGGTGAAAAGCAAAAAGTTGCGTTAGCTATCATTGTTGCCATGCAAAGTAACTTTTTATTATTAGACGAACCTTTTGCGAATATCGATAACCAATCTCGCCAAGATTTATTAGCTAAATTGAAAGATCTACAAAAACAGAGGCATACCACTATATTAGTCACTGATCATGATTTACATGGATACGAACCAATTATTGATCAGGTATGGGAAGTACACCACAAAAAAGTAACAACTGTTAGTAACTTTCAGAATCGTATTTTACCAGAACAAAACGTCCACCTAGAATTACCTCAAACAGGTGTTTTGCAATTAGAAAATTTTGAGCTTTTTGTTGGGAAACGCCGATTAATTAGCCTTTCTGATCTACCTTTGGCTCCTAGAGGTATTACACTATTTACTGGAGCAAATGGCACAGGCAAGTCATCCCTTTTTAATGCTCTAACTCGCCTAAAGTCTTACCAAGGTGACATTTCGTATGTTGACCAAAATATCAAAAAATTTAATGCTGTTAAATATGCAAAACAAGTAGCTTTGCTTTTTCAAAATGCCGAACGTCAATTTTTACGAATGACGGTTCGTGAGGAAATCGCATTGAGCTTGAAACATGCACAACGACCAGAAAACTGGTCCGAGAACACCATCAATCATTACTTAGAGCGCTTAAATTTGGATGGACTACAAGATCACGTTGTCTATCAGCTCTCTGGTGGACAAAAGAAAAAAGTTCAACTCTTATTGATGTTAATCATCGGCACACCAGTATTATTATTAGACGAACCAATTGCTGGTCTGGACGCAAATTCTGTTCGTGTTGTGGGCGAAATTTTACGAGAAATCGCAGATAACGGCCAACAACGTTTTATTATTATTAGCCATCAACTTAATCAGCTATGTCCTGTCATTGATTATCATTTACATCTATCTAATCAAACTTTACAATATATGGAGCATTTTTTATGA
- a CDS encoding thiamine-binding protein translates to MISSIAVQVLPMTADTEEIIRIVDHVIAYIDKSNVNYQVGAFESTLEGDYDQLMDILKNLPKVAAEISNIPVMVYSKINMATDSDVLTIAKKTDKYK, encoded by the coding sequence ATGATATCAAGCATTGCAGTCCAAGTATTACCAATGACAGCTGATACAGAAGAAATTATTCGCATAGTTGATCATGTGATTGCTTATATTGACAAAAGTAATGTCAACTATCAGGTGGGGGCTTTCGAATCAACTCTTGAAGGTGATTATGATCAACTTATGGATATTTTAAAAAATTTGCCCAAGGTCGCAGCAGAAATTAGCAATATCCCCGTCATGGTATACAGCAAAATAAACATGGCTACAGATTCTGATGTTTTAACCATTGCAAAAAAAACAGATAAATATAAATAA
- a CDS encoding ABC transporter permease: protein MTANKWSLRDVIFIALIGVFFGFIFWAWAFGYNVIAAFLTPFGLSAYANDATLGPWLMAGPMAGFILRRPGASIIGETLGGTIEMVFGSQWGVMNIVSALIQGLGTELGFAVFGYRRWDKTSLSMSVITVTIVTFIWDLFRNGYADYSFGLLIGLFITRLISAAIFAGVIVYFTQKLVAKSGILEVNTNEVVS, encoded by the coding sequence ATGACTGCAAACAAATGGTCGCTGCGCGATGTTATCTTCATCGCGCTAATCGGTGTTTTCTTTGGATTTATATTTTGGGCTTGGGCATTTGGTTATAATGTCATCGCTGCTTTTTTGACACCATTCGGATTAAGCGCATATGCTAATGATGCAACATTGGGTCCTTGGCTTATGGCTGGTCCCATGGCCGGATTCATTTTACGTCGCCCTGGCGCATCAATTATAGGTGAAACACTGGGTGGCACAATTGAAATGGTATTTGGCTCTCAATGGGGTGTCATGAACATTGTTTCTGCACTAATCCAAGGACTTGGTACCGAGCTTGGATTTGCTGTATTTGGTTACCGTCGCTGGGACAAAACTAGTTTGTCAATGTCTGTGATCACGGTTACTATTGTGACATTTATTTGGGACCTCTTCCGTAATGGTTATGCTGACTACTCATTTGGTTTATTGATTGGATTATTCATCACTCGCCTTATTTCAGCAGCTATTTTTGCAGGAGTAATTGTTTATTTCACACAAAAACTAGTTGCTAAATCAGGTATTCTAGAGGTCAATACAAACGAGGTGGTCTCATGA
- a CDS encoding tRNA (adenine-N(1))-methyltransferase: MDSIHLSPRLAAVASFVPKGSRLADIGSDHAYLPANLLINNKISFAVAGEVAKGPYENAQHEIVRRALTTQLEARLANGLAAIKDEDHIDTVTIAGMGGVLITDILEAGFLRGKSFETLILQPNTDEHIVRTWLNNHQYKINDEVIEQENNHFYEIIIATKGTQSLSSLDKKFGPVLRKKKTPVFVSKWQKELDRIDTIFENLEFAGKTDSSIYQDWKNKYQQIREVIK; encoded by the coding sequence ATGGACAGTATTCATCTTTCACCACGGCTTGCAGCTGTGGCTTCATTTGTACCCAAAGGCTCAAGATTAGCCGATATTGGCTCTGATCACGCCTATTTACCTGCTAATCTATTAATCAATAACAAAATTTCATTTGCAGTTGCTGGTGAGGTTGCTAAAGGACCTTACGAAAACGCACAGCACGAAATCGTTCGAAGAGCATTAACTACACAACTCGAGGCGAGATTGGCGAATGGATTAGCGGCAATTAAAGATGAGGATCATATTGACACGGTCACGATTGCTGGTATGGGCGGTGTCTTAATTACAGACATATTAGAAGCAGGTTTTTTAAGAGGAAAAAGCTTTGAAACGCTTATATTACAGCCAAATACTGATGAGCATATTGTGCGAACATGGCTGAATAACCACCAGTATAAAATTAATGATGAGGTTATTGAACAAGAGAATAACCATTTTTATGAAATTATAATTGCTACAAAGGGTACACAAAGTTTATCAAGTCTTGATAAAAAATTTGGCCCAGTCTTACGAAAAAAGAAAACGCCAGTTTTTGTTTCTAAATGGCAGAAAGAATTGGATCGTATCGATACAATTTTTGAAAATCTTGAATTTGCTGGAAAAACTGATTCATCTATTTATCAAGATTGGAAAAACAAGTATCAGCAAATTAGGGAGGTTATCAAGTGA
- a CDS encoding Nif3-like dinuclear metal center hexameric protein, which produces MIAQELIDKIEFFAPKQLAEEGDPTGLQIGDPKQPVHRVMTALDVRPEVVQEAIANHVDFIWAHHEAMFFPAKNLDLSQPQNRMYADLIQHNIVVYASHTNMDSAEGGMNDWLAETLGIQDAIPLIPNVDKKTGLGRIGQLEQPISVREYAVKIRDLFHVQAVRVIASDVTKPIQKIAVLGGDGGRWWRVAQQAGADAYITADVYYHVGHDILASNFIVIDPDHHMEAIANEKMVDKVKEWFGDTVDVVATTINTDPYKYI; this is translated from the coding sequence GTGATTGCACAAGAATTAATTGACAAAATTGAGTTTTTTGCCCCTAAACAATTAGCTGAGGAGGGTGACCCAACGGGATTACAAATTGGTGATCCTAAGCAGCCGGTACATCGGGTCATGACAGCCCTTGATGTTCGTCCAGAGGTGGTTCAAGAAGCAATTGCTAATCATGTCGATTTTATATGGGCACACCATGAGGCCATGTTTTTTCCTGCAAAAAACTTAGACTTATCACAGCCTCAAAATCGAATGTATGCAGATTTGATTCAACATAACATTGTTGTTTATGCTTCACATACTAATATGGATAGTGCAGAAGGTGGCATGAATGATTGGTTGGCCGAAACACTTGGTATTCAAGATGCAATACCTTTGATACCAAATGTGGATAAGAAAACTGGGCTTGGCAGAATTGGACAATTAGAGCAACCAATTTCTGTACGAGAATACGCTGTGAAAATTCGTGATTTGTTTCATGTTCAAGCAGTGCGCGTTATTGCTAGCGATGTGACAAAGCCAATTCAAAAGATTGCTGTGCTAGGCGGAGATGGTGGTCGTTGGTGGCGAGTAGCGCAACAAGCAGGAGCTGACGCCTATATTACAGCCGATGTCTACTACCACGTTGGGCATGACATCTTGGCTTCCAACTTTATTGTGATTGATCCTGACCATCATATGGAAGCCATTGCTAATGAAAAAATGGTTGATAAGGTTAAAGAATGGTTTGGTGATACTGTTGATGTAGTTGCTACAACAATCAATACTGATCCATACAAATATATCTAG
- the pepT gene encoding peptidase T, which produces MTKYPELTERFLKYVKIDTQSDEHSETVPSSPKEVAFLADLAEELKAIGLENVRTMKDGYVFAELSSNIDDSAVPVIGFIAHVDTADFNGANINPQIIENYDGQSSIKLGNSGYELATNEFPSLKKYAGHTLITTDGTTLLGADDKAGDAEIITAAQYLIAHPEIKHGDLRFAFGPDEEIGIGADHFDVESFGADFAYTMDGGPLGELEWETFNAASAVITIQGRNVHPGTAKGTMVNAIQLAFDFHEQLPVHDRPENTEGTEGFWHLLAVDGNPEEAILRYIVRDHDRNIFEERKQRLLDIADAFNQKLGEERIKVILKDQYYNMGDILKDDMRSVNLAEKAMNSLGIEPIIEPVRGGTDGSKITFLGLPTPNIFAGGENMHGRFEYVSTTVMEQATDVILEIVKLAQEK; this is translated from the coding sequence ATGACAAAGTATCCCGAATTAACAGAACGTTTTTTGAAATATGTAAAAATAGATACGCAATCCGATGAACATTCAGAAACAGTGCCTTCATCACCTAAAGAGGTCGCTTTTTTAGCAGATCTAGCAGAGGAGTTAAAAGCTATTGGCCTTGAAAATGTACGTACCATGAAGGATGGTTATGTATTTGCGGAATTATCAAGCAATATTGATGACAGTGCTGTGCCTGTAATTGGATTTATTGCCCACGTTGATACTGCAGATTTTAATGGAGCGAACATTAACCCACAAATTATTGAAAATTACGACGGCCAATCGTCAATTAAGTTGGGAAATAGTGGTTACGAATTGGCAACTAACGAATTTCCTAGTTTAAAAAAATATGCGGGACATACTCTAATTACAACTGATGGCACAACACTATTAGGTGCTGATGATAAAGCAGGAGATGCTGAAATTATTACCGCAGCTCAGTATTTAATTGCACATCCAGAAATCAAGCATGGTGATTTGCGGTTTGCTTTTGGACCAGATGAAGAGATTGGTATTGGTGCCGATCATTTTGATGTTGAATCATTTGGTGCTGATTTCGCTTATACAATGGATGGCGGACCATTAGGCGAGCTTGAATGGGAGACATTTAATGCTGCGAGCGCCGTTATCACAATTCAGGGACGAAATGTTCATCCGGGAACTGCAAAAGGTACAATGGTTAATGCCATTCAACTAGCATTTGATTTTCATGAACAACTTCCTGTCCATGATCGTCCAGAAAATACTGAAGGAACAGAAGGATTTTGGCATCTTCTAGCAGTTGACGGTAATCCTGAAGAAGCAATCCTACGATATATTGTTCGTGATCATGATCGAAATATATTTGAAGAACGTAAGCAAAGATTATTAGATATTGCGGATGCCTTTAATCAGAAATTAGGGGAAGAGCGTATAAAAGTAATATTGAAAGATCAATACTACAATATGGGTGACATCTTGAAAGATGATATGCGTTCAGTAAATTTGGCTGAAAAAGCGATGAACAGCTTGGGGATTGAACCGATTATTGAACCTGTTCGTGGTGGTACTGATGGTTCAAAAATAACTTTTCTGGGACTACCAACACCAAATATTTTTGCAGGTGGCGAAAATATGCATGGTCGTTTTGAATATGTTTCTACAACAGTCATGGAGCAGGCAACAGACGTTATTTTAGAAATTGTAAAACTTGCACAAGAAAAATAA
- a CDS encoding DUF2929 family protein, with product MKYIMVAIWSAIFGEILGYIVSQLNSGTYDFVTVAVIAVIVGEIAVIAIPAISGSAAPKEVASEE from the coding sequence ATGAAATACATTATGGTAGCAATTTGGTCTGCAATATTTGGTGAAATTTTGGGTTATATTGTATCCCAATTGAATTCAGGCACTTATGATTTTGTTACTGTTGCTGTCATTGCTGTTATTGTTGGTGAAATTGCGGTCATTGCAATTCCAGCAATTTCAGGATCAGCTGCACCAAAAGAAGTGGCGTCTGAAGAGTAG
- the dnaE gene encoding DNA polymerase III subunit alpha, protein MYAPLQILSSYSLLKNPNTIEQIVQTAKTRGYEAIALADINVMYGAIDWFRQTKKHGIKPLFGLTLMVNGLVNSATLFPVLLLAENQTGYQNLMWLSSAKMNSQGDFQWETMVKHLAGINIIFPADSEFVQLIASGYEEVNNYWQQLITLVDKQHAFIGINSQMAPQIQERLAQFSEQNGGHMIALDDIDYLNSDDAFTTQVLKAIDANVKLDDIKILSQQQGSHILRDLTVVRQEYQSTEVLKTAYINNELLVSKSNVNIEFKDTALPPFETPSGVTNVQFLETIANSGLKKRLQGRNVTLNLYEERLQYELKTIEALGFSDYFLIVWDIVNFAHKNRIQTGPGRGSVAGSLVAYSLQITDVDPLQFNLLFERFLNNERVQMPDIDIDWPPSKREELFTYLYQKYGKRNFGQIITFGTLASKQALRDVGRVFGLPTPTLSKLSASIPEGKNGRKVSINDALQSPQLQNTLRDIDNGKLLLQTALKIEGLPRNYSTHAAGIVLSANPLVQTLPVQSGAEGRLLTQFEKDPVEQLGLLKIDILGLQNLAILSQTLYYAQKELPKGFDITKIALDDAKTLALFAKGDTNGVFQFESAGIKNVLRKLKPATFEHVVAVNALYRPGPAQNIDKFIARRHGKEAVMIPDPSLKAILAPTFGIIVYQEQVMLVAESYAGFTLGEADILRSAMSKKKVDKMQKLHEQFIAGSLKNGHDQEQAELIFSYIDEFANYGFNRSHAVAYSKLAFELAYLKAHYPVAFFTALLNANLGEQKKVQQYVSEAKNRGIVVLAPDINRSYKFWTSIENQLQMGLNNIRGVRTDFVTAVLEERQNNGSFQTIQSFVRRLPEKMLKREAVEQLVYAGALDSFGYNRRELIENLASLIEAASFGNLILEETKIKKYDDFSLSDRLKKEKEVIGVNLSGHPLDAYGDFTSKNGFSQIGNIVQPSQVEKIIAIVDSIRQIRTKKGDDMAFVKVSDTTGEISVTIFPQLFKKISNFLKPGAILSIAGKSERDMRNEIAIVANHINLAPELQYLDPVQGTWFLQLDEVHDTPEKREGISQIMKKYRGHNPVVIHWQKDGKSQKLDQEFWMSSETVIMRELAALLGSGNIIFKQTY, encoded by the coding sequence ATGTACGCACCGCTTCAAATTTTAAGCAGTTATAGCTTATTAAAAAATCCAAATACAATTGAACAAATTGTCCAAACGGCAAAGACTCGCGGCTATGAAGCTATTGCACTGGCTGATATTAATGTAATGTATGGAGCGATAGACTGGTTTCGACAAACCAAAAAGCATGGGATTAAGCCTTTATTTGGCTTGACATTAATGGTCAATGGACTGGTGAATTCAGCTACACTATTTCCAGTTTTACTATTGGCTGAAAACCAAACAGGCTATCAAAACCTAATGTGGTTATCATCAGCCAAGATGAACAGTCAAGGCGATTTTCAGTGGGAAACAATGGTTAAACACTTAGCTGGTATAAATATTATTTTCCCAGCTGACAGTGAGTTTGTTCAGCTTATCGCTTCAGGTTATGAAGAAGTTAATAACTATTGGCAACAACTTATCACCCTTGTTGACAAGCAACATGCTTTTATCGGCATTAATTCACAAATGGCACCGCAGATACAAGAGAGATTAGCGCAATTCAGCGAACAGAATGGCGGTCATATGATTGCTTTAGATGATATTGACTACCTTAATTCAGATGATGCTTTCACTACCCAAGTCTTAAAAGCAATTGATGCGAATGTTAAATTGGACGATATTAAAATTTTATCGCAACAACAAGGCTCACATATTTTAAGAGATCTAACTGTCGTTCGACAAGAATACCAAAGCACAGAAGTCCTAAAGACGGCTTATATTAATAATGAGTTATTAGTTTCCAAAAGCAATGTCAATATTGAATTTAAAGATACAGCGTTACCACCCTTTGAAACACCATCTGGGGTAACCAATGTACAGTTTTTAGAAACAATTGCTAACAGTGGATTAAAAAAACGATTGCAAGGACGTAATGTGACTTTGAACTTGTACGAAGAAAGGTTGCAGTACGAATTAAAAACCATTGAAGCGCTAGGATTTAGCGATTACTTCTTGATCGTTTGGGACATTGTGAATTTTGCGCATAAAAATCGCATTCAAACTGGTCCAGGACGTGGTTCGGTCGCTGGGTCTCTGGTTGCGTATAGTTTACAAATCACCGATGTAGATCCCTTGCAATTTAACTTGCTATTTGAACGTTTCCTAAATAATGAGCGAGTGCAAATGCCTGATATTGACATTGATTGGCCACCAAGCAAACGTGAAGAATTATTTACCTATCTCTATCAAAAATACGGGAAAAGAAACTTTGGCCAAATTATTACATTTGGTACTTTAGCTTCTAAACAAGCGTTACGTGATGTAGGCAGGGTATTTGGATTACCGACTCCGACACTGAGTAAGTTGAGTGCTAGCATACCTGAAGGGAAAAATGGCCGTAAAGTATCTATTAACGATGCGCTTCAATCACCACAATTACAGAATACCCTTCGTGATATTGACAATGGTAAATTATTATTGCAAACAGCATTGAAAATCGAAGGATTACCAAGAAATTATTCTACACATGCGGCAGGCATTGTACTTAGTGCAAATCCTTTGGTTCAAACGTTGCCCGTACAATCTGGTGCCGAGGGGCGTTTATTGACACAATTTGAAAAAGATCCAGTTGAACAATTAGGGTTACTTAAAATTGACATTTTAGGGCTACAAAATTTAGCTATTTTAAGCCAAACACTTTATTACGCTCAAAAAGAGCTGCCAAAAGGATTTGACATTACAAAAATAGCTTTGGATGATGCTAAAACCTTAGCACTATTTGCTAAAGGTGATACCAATGGCGTTTTTCAATTTGAATCTGCAGGAATTAAAAATGTACTGCGAAAGCTGAAACCAGCTACCTTTGAACATGTTGTGGCTGTTAACGCGCTTTATCGTCCTGGCCCTGCGCAAAATATTGACAAGTTTATCGCTCGACGCCATGGTAAAGAAGCAGTCATGATTCCAGATCCTAGTTTGAAAGCAATCTTGGCGCCAACTTTTGGTATTATTGTATATCAAGAGCAGGTTATGCTAGTTGCGGAATCGTATGCTGGATTTACGCTAGGTGAGGCGGATATCTTACGAAGTGCCATGTCTAAGAAGAAAGTCGACAAAATGCAAAAATTGCATGAGCAATTTATTGCAGGTTCTTTGAAAAATGGACACGATCAAGAACAAGCAGAGCTTATTTTTTCTTATATTGATGAATTCGCTAACTATGGTTTTAATCGTTCACATGCAGTTGCTTATAGTAAATTAGCTTTTGAACTAGCTTATCTAAAGGCTCATTATCCAGTTGCCTTTTTCACAGCACTATTAAATGCAAACCTGGGTGAACAGAAAAAAGTGCAACAATATGTATCTGAAGCCAAAAATCGTGGCATTGTAGTATTAGCGCCAGATATTAATAGGTCATATAAGTTTTGGACATCTATTGAAAACCAATTACAAATGGGCTTGAACAACATCCGTGGTGTTCGTACAGACTTTGTGACAGCTGTGTTAGAAGAGCGCCAGAATAATGGTTCATTTCAGACCATCCAGTCTTTTGTGCGGCGTTTGCCAGAAAAAATGCTTAAACGCGAAGCGGTAGAGCAATTAGTATATGCTGGGGCACTTGATTCGTTTGGCTACAATCGGCGTGAATTAATCGAAAATCTAGCTAGCCTGATTGAAGCTGCAAGTTTTGGTAACCTAATTTTAGAAGAAACGAAAATTAAGAAGTATGATGATTTTTCTTTGTCCGATCGTTTAAAAAAAGAAAAAGAGGTCATTGGCGTAAATTTATCTGGACATCCTTTAGATGCGTATGGTGATTTCACTTCGAAAAATGGTTTTAGTCAAATAGGAAATATCGTACAGCCAAGTCAGGTTGAGAAAATAATCGCAATTGTTGACAGTATTCGACAGATTCGGACTAAAAAAGGGGATGACATGGCTTTCGTGAAAGTCTCTGATACCACTGGAGAAATAAGTGTAACCATATTCCCACAGCTATTTAAAAAAATCAGCAATTTTCTAAAACCTGGAGCGATATTGAGTATTGCTGGTAAATCAGAGCGTGATATGCGTAATGAGATCGCAATTGTGGCTAATCACATTAATTTAGCGCCAGAACTGCAGTATCTCGACCCCGTTCAAGGGACATGGTTTCTTCAGCTTGACGAGGTGCATGATACACCGGAAAAACGTGAAGGAATCAGTCAAATCATGAAAAAATATCGTGGTCATAATCCAGTGGTGATTCACTGGCAAAAAGATGGTAAAAGTCAAAAACTTGATCAAGAATTTTGGATGAGTAGTGAAACCGTTATCATGCGCGAATTAGCAGCTTTACTAGGGAGTGGAAATATTATTTTTAAACAAACTTACTGA
- the pyk gene encoding pyruvate kinase, which produces MKKTKIVSTLGPSSSDVETIVKLIQAGANVFRFNFSHGDHEEHLGRMNAVHEAEKITGKTVGILLDTKGAEIRTTKQADGKIEFHTGDTLRIAMDENLEGTKEKIAVTYAGLFDDVKEGGQVLFDDGLLGTTVIEKDSATRELVVRVDNDGILGSRKGVNAPGVSINLPGITEKDADDIRFGLDHEINYIAASFVRKPEDVLEIRALLKEKNMEHVQIIPKIESQEGIDNLDAILEVSDALMVPRGDMGVEIPAENVPLVQKDMIRKMNKAGLPVITATQMLDSMEENPRPTRAEASDVANAVFDGTDATMLSGESANGDYPVEAVATMSAINEKAETSLRENGRHEDILFDESDSTEAVAASVARIARNVNAKAVVVSTNSGYTARMVSKHRPDVNILAVTYTERVQRGLTLNYGVVPVVYDAPKTIDEMVDLAKKAVKEQGLANTGDTIVIAAGVPMSQSGTTNMLTVQTV; this is translated from the coding sequence ATGAAAAAGACGAAAATCGTCTCAACACTTGGTCCGTCATCATCTGATGTCGAAACAATCGTAAAGTTAATCCAAGCAGGCGCTAATGTATTCCGTTTTAACTTTTCACACGGTGATCACGAAGAACATTTAGGCCGTATGAATGCTGTTCACGAAGCCGAAAAGATTACTGGTAAGACAGTTGGTATTTTGTTGGATACTAAGGGTGCTGAAATCCGTACAACAAAGCAAGCTGACGGTAAGATTGAATTCCATACAGGTGACACATTGCGTATCGCAATGGATGAAAACCTTGAAGGAACGAAAGAAAAAATCGCCGTTACATACGCTGGTTTGTTCGATGATGTTAAAGAAGGTGGACAAGTCTTGTTTGATGATGGGTTGCTTGGTACAACTGTTATCGAAAAAGATTCAGCCACTCGCGAATTAGTTGTTCGCGTTGATAATGATGGTATTTTGGGATCACGTAAAGGTGTTAACGCACCCGGTGTTTCAATTAACTTGCCAGGTATTACTGAAAAGGATGCCGATGACATTCGTTTTGGTTTGGATCACGAAATCAATTATATTGCTGCTTCATTCGTTCGTAAGCCTGAAGACGTGCTAGAAATTCGTGCATTGTTGAAGGAAAAGAACATGGAACATGTTCAAATTATTCCTAAGATTGAATCACAAGAAGGTATTGACAATCTTGATGCAATTTTGGAAGTTTCAGATGCCTTAATGGTACCACGTGGTGACATGGGTGTTGAAATTCCTGCAGAAAATGTGCCTTTGGTTCAAAAGGACATGATCCGCAAGATGAACAAGGCAGGGTTGCCAGTTATTACTGCAACACAAATGCTTGACTCAATGGAAGAAAACCCACGTCCAACACGTGCCGAAGCTTCCGACGTTGCCAATGCTGTATTTGATGGTACTGATGCAACGATGTTGTCAGGTGAATCAGCTAATGGTGATTATCCAGTTGAAGCTGTTGCAACAATGTCAGCAATTAATGAAAAGGCTGAAACTTCACTACGTGAAAATGGACGTCATGAAGATATCTTATTTGACGAGTCAGATTCAACAGAAGCCGTTGCTGCCTCTGTAGCGCGTATTGCACGTAATGTAAATGCTAAGGCTGTTGTTGTATCAACAAACTCTGGTTATACAGCACGTATGGTTTCAAAGCATCGCCCTGATGTCAACATTTTGGCTGTTACTTATACAGAACGTGTACAACGTGGTTTGACTTTGAACTACGGTGTTGTTCCGGTAGTTTATGATGCACCAAAGACTATTGATGAAATGGTTGATTTGGCTAAGAAAGCTGTTAAGGAACAAGGACTAGCTAACACAGGTGATACAATTGTTATTGCAGCTGGTGTGCCAATGTCACAATCTGGTACAACTAACATGTTAACTGTACAAACAGTATAA